In the genome of Tuberibacillus sp. Marseille-P3662, one region contains:
- a CDS encoding energy-coupling factor transporter transmembrane component T family protein has translation MKIIIGQYVPGGSIIHRLDPRAKILTVFLYVVIVFLANNWLTHALSVAFIIVGVLLSRVPLRFIYNGLKPIFILVLITFILNLWLTKTGDPLVEWGWLTIYEGGLKQALLISVRLLVIIVSTTLLTLTTTPIAITDALEVLLGPLKKIKCPVHEFALMMSISLRFIPTLVEETDKIMKAQMARGVDFFTGSLMKRAKAVIPLLVPLFVSSFKRAEDLAMAMESRGYRGDVGRTRFRKLLWTFRDTMVLVLLLALTVSLLILRNG, from the coding sequence TTGAAAATCATTATTGGTCAATATGTCCCTGGTGGATCCATCATTCATAGGCTTGATCCGCGTGCTAAGATTTTGACCGTTTTTCTGTATGTTGTGATTGTTTTTTTGGCAAATAATTGGTTGACACATGCGTTAAGTGTTGCCTTTATTATTGTTGGTGTTCTCCTTTCGCGGGTGCCATTGCGATTTATTTATAATGGGTTAAAACCTATTTTTATTCTTGTCCTTATCACATTTATTTTAAATCTTTGGTTAACCAAAACTGGCGATCCTTTGGTTGAGTGGGGATGGCTGACGATTTATGAAGGTGGTCTGAAGCAAGCTCTTTTGATATCGGTTCGCTTACTTGTCATTATTGTTTCGACAACCTTATTGACATTAACAACGACACCCATTGCGATTACTGATGCTTTGGAAGTGCTTCTTGGCCCTTTAAAGAAAATTAAATGTCCCGTGCATGAATTTGCGTTGATGATGTCTATTTCATTACGATTCATACCCACCTTGGTTGAAGAAACGGATAAAATTATGAAAGCGCAGATGGCTCGAGGGGTTGATTTTTTTACGGGTTCCTTGATGAAAAGGGCTAAAGCTGTCATACCGCTGCTTGTACCATTATTTGTGAGTTCATTCAAGCGTGCTGAAGATTTAGCGATGGCGATGGAGTCTCGAGGATATCGCGGAGATGTTGGTCGAACGCGTTTTCGTAAGTTACTGTGGACTTTTAGAGATACGATGGTGTTGGTATTGCTACTTGCTCTTACAGTAAGCCTGCTGATTTTACGGAATGGTTGA
- a CDS encoding energy-coupling factor transporter ATPase, which yields MDIVFKDVTHIYHKGTPFEQRAIENTNLSIASGSFVSVIGHTGSGKSTLIQHFNGLLKPTTGTITMGDMELSGKSDKKALRRLRQYVGLVFQYPEHQLFEETVLRDICFGPLNFGATEEEAEQKAYHAMDLVGLPKDLAERSPFDLSGGQMRRVAIAGVIAMEPKVMILDEPTAGLDPKGQRDILSLFQHLHAERGLTTVMVTHHMADAAIYSDEIIVMDQGQMVMQDSPDKIFAQVERLKGLGLDIPETMAFLARWRQKLGRDDYPAVFTVDDTSDALMNDLYGSRRGGVGR from the coding sequence ATGGACATTGTATTCAAAGATGTGACACATATTTATCACAAAGGGACACCGTTTGAACAGCGGGCCATTGAAAACACGAATTTGTCGATTGCTTCGGGAAGTTTTGTCTCTGTCATTGGTCATACGGGGTCAGGGAAGTCAACGTTGATTCAGCATTTTAATGGATTGCTAAAGCCGACAACCGGGACAATCACGATGGGTGATATGGAGTTATCCGGTAAAAGTGATAAAAAGGCATTGCGCCGTTTGCGTCAGTATGTTGGTTTAGTGTTTCAATATCCTGAGCATCAATTATTTGAAGAAACCGTTCTTCGTGACATTTGTTTTGGTCCATTAAATTTTGGCGCGACAGAAGAGGAAGCTGAGCAGAAGGCGTATCATGCGATGGATTTGGTGGGGTTGCCTAAGGATCTAGCTGAACGTTCACCGTTTGATTTAAGCGGTGGACAAATGAGGCGTGTTGCCATTGCCGGCGTCATAGCCATGGAACCGAAAGTGATGATTCTTGATGAACCGACAGCCGGATTAGATCCTAAGGGACAGAGAGATATCCTCTCATTGTTTCAGCACCTACATGCTGAACGCGGACTGACGACGGTCATGGTTACACATCATATGGCTGATGCCGCTATTTATTCTGATGAGATTATTGTTATGGATCAAGGTCAGATGGTCATGCAAGATAGTCCTGATAAGATTTTCGCACAAGTCGAGCGATTAAAAGGATTGGGCTTGGATATTCCAGAAACCATGGCATTTTTGGCTAGATGGCGGCAGAAATTAGGTCGTGATGACTATCCAGCCGTGTTTACCGTTGATGATACAAGTGATGCTCTCATGAATGATTTATACGGGAGCCGGAGAGGCGGTGTGGGCCGTTGA
- the truA gene encoding tRNA pseudouridine(38-40) synthase TruA, which translates to MCTVAYDGTHFSGYQVQPNARTVQSEVEDALLKMHKGRLIRIHASGRTDAGVHARGQVFHFDTPLEIEPERWAHALNTLTPADIKILTASVARDDFHARFDVIGKEYRYFIDNVADQDIFRRLYAAHIPRPLDLILMQTAAEYLEGTHDFSSFCAARSSTQDKVRTIKTINVTENENTFTLTFKGDGFLYQMVRIMVGTLLAVGQGRIGPEVIPDIIAARDRRRASMTAPPHGLFLWDVFYQDCEIKD; encoded by the coding sequence ATGTGTACAGTTGCTTATGACGGAACGCATTTTTCAGGGTATCAAGTGCAACCGAATGCCCGGACCGTTCAGTCAGAGGTTGAGGATGCTTTACTAAAAATGCATAAAGGTCGGTTGATCCGAATTCATGCATCTGGACGGACGGATGCGGGCGTACATGCCAGAGGTCAGGTGTTTCATTTTGATACGCCCTTAGAAATTGAACCAGAAAGATGGGCTCATGCTTTAAACACATTAACCCCAGCGGATATCAAGATATTAACTGCTTCCGTCGCTCGTGATGACTTCCATGCTCGTTTTGACGTGATTGGCAAGGAATATCGTTATTTCATTGACAATGTGGCTGATCAAGACATTTTTCGGCGGTTGTATGCGGCCCATATTCCAAGACCATTAGACCTCATCCTCATGCAAACGGCAGCTGAGTATCTAGAGGGGACGCATGACTTTTCTTCGTTTTGTGCAGCCAGATCTTCGACTCAAGATAAGGTGAGAACGATTAAAACCATTAATGTCACTGAGAATGAAAATACTTTTACGTTAACCTTTAAAGGTGATGGTTTTTTATATCAAATGGTTCGAATTATGGTAGGGACATTATTAGCTGTTGGACAAGGTCGTATAGGCCCTGAAGTCATTCCAGATATTATTGCTGCCCGTGACCGACGACGGGCTTCTATGACAGCACCTCCACACGGGCTGTTTCTTTGGGATGTCTTTTATCAAGATTGTGAGATCAAGGATTAA